In one window of Arachis ipaensis cultivar K30076 chromosome B06, Araip1.1, whole genome shotgun sequence DNA:
- the LOC110263723 gene encoding protein MAIN-LIKE 1-like produces MVPDVAYQLGLPVDGRYVSDCLSEFQIYIQGGRPAWVWFQELLGVIPPPSHGQKYAVNCSWFQETFGECPEGADDETVRRYAPRLEEMGSYSWGSAALAWLYRCMCQVANRHVVKLAGPLQLLQSWIFWRFSRFRPAGYETFSWPLASRWSGYNPSGSEKGPRVQIWRLRIDRLQDREFIWMLYSSPDVLQVVHPEALEPRHMELWRSVTSLIYFAVIEWHQIDRVLPQFGGVQPRPHPALNIDFLMSKDGRGGDR; encoded by the exons atggttccg gacgtggcgtaccagtTGGGTTTGCCAGTGGACGGGCGTTACGTGAGCGACTGCCTATCAGAATTCCAGATATACATCCAGGGTGGCCGTCCAGCTTGGGTGTGGTTTcaggagttgcttggagtgatTCCTCCTCCGAGCCATGGTCAGAAGTACGCAGTAAACTGCAGCTGGTTCCAGGAGACTTTTGGAGAGTGCCCCGAGGGAGCCGATGATGAGACTGTGCGGCGATATgccc ctaggcttgaggagatgggATCCTACAGCTGGGGGTCTGCAGCActggcatggttgtaccggtgcatgtgccaaGTGGCGAACAGACATGTGGTCAAGTTAGCGGGCCCACTACAGCTACTTCAGTCTTGGATCTTCTGGCGATTTTCTCGGTTTAGGCCTGCAGGGTATGAGACGTTCAGCTGGCCATTGGCCTCGAG gtggtcaggttacaacCCTTCCGGTAGCGAGAAGGGTCCTAGAGTGCAGATTTGGAGGCTGAGGATAGACAGGTTACAGGACAGGGAG TTTATCTGGATGCTGTATAGCAGCCCCGACGTACTTCAGGTTGTGCATCCAGAGGCtttggagcctcggcatatggAGTTGTGGCGGTCTGTGACGTCACTGATATACTTTGccgtcatagagtggcatcagatcGATAGGGTTCTTCCGCAGTTCGGCGGGGTCCAGCCCCGTCCGCATCCCGCCCTaaacatcgactttctgatgtcgaaggacggCAGAGGCGGCGATCGATAA
- the LOC107647929 gene encoding myosin-6 isoform X1, which translates to MVAATTPIVGSHVWVEDSEVAWIDGEVLEVNGEEVKVSCTSGKTVVVKVSCIYHKDTEVPPSGVDDMTKLAYLHEPGVLENLRSRYDINEIYTYTGNILIAVNPFVKLPHLYDSHMMAQYKGAVFGELSPHPFAVADAAYRLMINEGISQSILVSGESGAGKTESTKLLMRYLAYMGGRAAAEGRTVEQKVLESNPVLEAFGNAKTVRNNNSSRFGKFVEIQFDQRGRISGAAIRTYLLERSRVCQLSDPERNYHCFYMLCAAPQEEIMKYKLGHPKTFHYLNQSNCYELEGIDEHKEYIATRRAMDVVGMSSEEQDAIFRVVAAILHLGNIEFMKGKEIDSSAPKDEKSRFHLQTAAELFMCDAKALEDSLCKRVIVTRDETITKWLDPEAAALSRDALAKIVYARLFDWLVDKINSSIGQDTDSKSLIGVLDIYGFESFNINSFEQFCINLTNEKLQQHFNQHVFKMEQEEYKKEEIDWSYIEFVDNQDILDLIEKKPGGIIALLDEACMFPRSTHETFAQKLYQTFKNHKRFSKPKLSLSDFTICHYAGDVTYQTDLFLDKNKDYVVAEHQALLYASKCPFVSGLFPPSPEESSKQSKFSSIGSRFKQQLQSLLETLSSTEPHYIRCVKPNNFLKPAIFENKNVLLQLRCGGVMEAIRISCAGYPTRKTFDEFVDRFGLLAPDALVGRYLSCSSSLSCMSYSKNDHLSHVFVISSDEVQACKRILENVGLEGYQIGKTKVFLRAGQIAELDTRRSEILGRSASIIQRKIRSYLARQSFVSLRLSAVQIQAACRGQLSRHVYEGMRQQASSLVIQRYFRMYNAKKAYEELYMSAVCIQTGLRVMAARCELCFRRRTRAAIIIQSHCKKYLAQLDFMKLKKAAIATQCAWRGKMARRELRKLKMAARETGALQAAKNKLEKQVEDLTLRLQLEKRLRVDMEEAKTRENEKLQSALDEMQLQFKETKVLLEKEQKAAKRAMEIVPVIQEVPVVDHSLLEKLSSENEKLKNLVNSLEKKIDETEKRYEEANRIGEERLKQALDAESKVIQLKTAMQRLEEKFSDIESANHILQKQSQLNSSVKTIAEHIATPIEEKLENGHHVVEEHKAVETCVTPVKLFGTDSDSKLRRSYIERQHENVDLLVNCVMKNIGFNNEKPIAAFTIYKCLLHWKSFEAERTNVFDRLIQMIGSAIEDEDGNNLMAYWLSNTSALLFLLEQSLKSHGASTATPAKKPPNPTSLFGRMTRSFLSSPSSANLATPASEVVRKVEAKYPALLFKQQLTAYLEKIYGIIRDNLKKELTPMLALCIQAPRTSKATLRSSGRSYGKDSPMVHWLTIIESLNTLLCTLKENFVPQVLIQKIFSQTFSYINVQLFNSLLLRRDCCTFSNGEYVKAGLAELELWCCQAKEEYAGSSWDELKHIRQAVGFLVIHQKYRISYDEIINDLCPILSIQQLYRICSLYWDANYNTRSVSPDVLSSMRMLMVEDSNNAQNDSFLLDDSSSIPFSVDDLSISLQEKDFSDMKLAEELLENPDFQFLNE; encoded by the exons ATG GTTGCTGCTACCACTCCTATAGTTGGGTCCCATGTTTGGGTTGAGGATTCTGAAGTAGCATGGATAGATGGTGAAGTCTTGGAGGTTAATGGAGAAGAAGTTAAAGTCTCTTGCACTTCAGGGAAGACG GTTGTTGTTAAAGTGTCCTGTATTTATCATAAAGACACTGAAGTTCCGCCAAGTGGAGTAGACGATATGACAAAGCTTGCATACCTACACGAACCTGGTGTACTAGAAAATCTGAGATCAAGATATGATATCAATGAAATTTAC ACTTACACTGGAAATATATTGATTGCGGTGAACCCTTTTGTAAAGCTTCCTCATTTATATGATAGTCATATGATGGCACAATATAAAGGAGCAGTGTTTGGTGAGCTAAGTCCACATCCCTTTGCTGTTGCAGATGCTGCATATAG GCTTATGATAAATGAGGGAATCAGCCAGTCAATATTAGTCAGCGGTGAAAGCGGAGCTGGTAAAACAGAAAGTACTAAGTTGCTCATGCGGTATCTTGCCTACATGGGAGGGAGAGCTGCTGCTGAAGGTAGAACTGTTGAGCAAAAAGTCTTGGAG TCCAATCCTGTTCTTGAAGCCTTTGGGAATGCAAAGACGGTTAGGAACAATAATTCAAG TCGTTTTGGTAAGTTTGTGGAGATTCAATTTGATCAGAGGGGAAGAATTTCAGGAGCTGCTATCAGAACATATCTGCTGGAAAGATCGCGTGTTTGTCAGCTATCAGACCCAGAGAGGAATTATCACTGTTTCTACATGCTCTGCGCTGCACCGCAGGAG GAGATTATGAAGTACAAGTTAGGACATCCAAAAACATTTCACTATCTGAATCAATCAAATTGCTATGAGTTAGAAGGGATTGACGAACATAAAGAATATATAGCTACAAGGAGAGCAATGGATGTTGTTGGAATGAGTTCTGAGGAGCAG GATGCAATATTTCGAGTTGTTGCTGCAATTTTGCATCTTGGCAACATTGAGTTCATGAAAGGGAAGGAGATAGATTCATCTGCTCCAAAAGATGAGAAATCTCGGTTCCATCTACAGACCGCAGCTGAGCTTTTCAT GTGTGATGCTAAGGCACTTGAAGATTCTCTTTGCAAACGAGTAATTGTTACTCGTGATGAAACAATTACAAAATGGCTGGATCCAGAAGCTGCTGCACTCAGCCGAGATGCTTTGGCTAAGATCGTTTATGCAAGGTTGTTTGACTG GTTGGTTGACAAGATTAATAGTTCAATTGGACAAGATACTGACTCAAAATCCTTAATTGGTGTGCTTGATATTTATGGTTTTGAGAGTTTTAATATCAACAG TTTTGAGCAATTTTGTATTAATTTGACCAATGAAAAGCTTCAGCAACATTTTAATCAG CATGTTTTCAAAATGGAGCAGGAAGAATACAAGAAGGAGGAGATCGATTGGAGTTATATTGAATTTGTTGACAATCAAGATATTCTAGATCTCATTGAAAAG AAACCTGGTGGCATTATTGCTCTTTTGGATGAAGCTTG CATGTTTCCTAGATCAACACATGAAACTTTTGCTCAAAAGCTGTATCAGACCTTCAAAAACCATAAAAGGTTTAGCAAGCCCAAGTTATCACTTAGTGACTTCACAATTTGCCATTATGCTGGTGAT GTCACTTATCAAACTGATTTATTCCTCGACAAGAACAAAGATTATGTTGTAGCTGAACACCAAGCACTTCTTTATGCTTCTAAATGCCCCTTTGTATCGGGTTTGTTTCCACCTTCTCCTGAAGAATCATCCAAACAATCAAAGTTCTCTTCAATTGGTTCACGATTTAAG CAACAATTGCAATCCTTGCTTGAAACTCTCAGTTCCACTGAGCCACATTACATCCGTTGTGTGAAACCCAATAATTTTCTCAAGCCAGCAATTTTTGAGAATAAAAATGTCTTGCTGCAACTCCGTTGTGGG GGAGTTATGGAGGCAATTAGGATTAGCTGTGCTGGGTATCCCACTCGGAAAACCTTTGATGAATTTGTGGATCGATTTGGCCTTCTTGCACCTGATGCTTTGGTCGGAAGGTATCTAAGTTGTTCATCTTCCTTATCATGCATGTCATATTCTAAAAATGACCACTTATCTCATGTTTTCGTTATCAGCTCCGATGAAGTTCAAGCTTGCAAGAGGATTCTGGAGAATGTTGGACTTGAAGGCTATCAG ATTGGTAAAACAAAGGTTTTTCTTCGAGCTGGTCAAATAGCAGAATTAGACACCCGCAGAAGTGAGATCTTAGGACGCTCAGCAAGCATTATTCAGCGGAAAATCCGCTCTTATTTGGCTCGCCAGAGTTTTGTCTCCCTTCGTTTGTCTGCTGTGCAGATACAAGCCGCATGCAGAG GACAACTTTCTCGGCATGTTTACGAGGGAATGCGGCAGCAGGCTTCTAGTTTGGTGATTCAGAGATATTTCCGCATGTATAACGCTAAGAAGGCATACGAAGAATTATATATGTCTGCTGTCTGTATTCAGACTGGTTTGCGGGTAATGGCTGCTCGTTGTGAGCTATGCTTTAGAAGGCGTACTAGAGCAGCGATTATCATTCAG AGCCATTGCAAGAAGTACTTGGCACAACTtgattttatgaaattaaagaagGCAGCAATTGCAACACAATGTGCATGGAGAGGAAAAATGGCGAGGCGAGAACTGCGGAAACTCAAGATG GCTGCAAGAGAAACAGGAGCTCTCCAAGCTGCTAAAAATAAGCTTGAAAAGCAAGTTGAAGACCTTACATTGAGGTTGCAGCTGGAAAAACGTTTGAGG GTTGACATGGAAGAAGCGAAAACACGGGAAAATGAAAAATTACAATCTGCTTTGGATGAGATGCAACTTCAGTTTAAAGAAACTAAAGTACTTCTTGAAAAGGAGCAGAAGGCTGCAAAAAGAGCAATGGAGATTGTACCTGTCATACAGGAGGTTCCAGTTGTTGACCACTCTTTGTTGGAGAAGCTTAGTAGTGAAAATGAAAAACTTAAG AACTTGGTGAATTCACTGGAAAAGAAAATTGATGAAACAGAGAAAAGGTATGAAGAGGCAAATAGAATTGGtgaagaaaggttgaagcaagctTTGGATGCAGAATCGAAAGTAATCCAGCTGAAGACTGCTATGCAAAG GCTTGAAGAGAAATTCTCAGATATCGAATCTGCAAACCATATTCTTCAGAAACAATCTCAGCTAAACTCATCTGTGAAAACAATAGCAGAACACATCGCAACACCTATAGAGGAG AAGCTGGAAAATGGTCACCATGTCGTTGAAGAGCATAAAGCTGTT GAAACGTGTGTTACGCCTGTGAAACTATTTGGTACAGATTCTGACAGTAAATTGAGGAGGTCTTACATTGAACGACAACAT GAGAATGTTGATTTACTTGTCAACTGTGTTATGAAAAATATTGGCTTCAATAATGAAAAGCCTATTGCTGCTTTTACCATTTACAAATGTCTTCTACACTGGAAATCATTTGAAGCCGAAAGAACTAATGTATTTGATCGCCTTATCCAGATGATTGGTTCTGCAATTGAG GATGAAGATGGAAATAATCTTATGGCCTATTGGTTGTCTAATACCTCTGCGTTATTATTTTTACTCGAACAAAGCCTTAAATCTCATGGTGCATCAACTGCTACCCCAGCTAAAAAACCACCTAATCCAACATCCCTCTTTGGAAGAATGACCAGG AGTTTTCTCTCATCCCCTTCTTCTGCAAACCTTGCCACCCCTGCATCGGAGGTTGTACGCAAGGTAGAGGCTAAATACCCGGCTTTACTTTTCAAGCAACAGCTCACCGCCTATTTGGAGAAAATTTATGGCATCATTCGGGACAACTTGAAGAAGGAGTTAACACCAATGCTTGCATTATGTATCCAG GCACCAAGAACATCAAAAGCAACGTTACGGTCTTCTGGTCGATCCTATGGTAAAGATTCTCCTATGGTTCACTGGCTGACTATTATCGAATCCCTCAACACCCTCCTCTGTACTCTGAAAGAGAACTTT GTGCCTCAAGTTCTTATCCAAAAGATTTTCAGTCAAACATTCTCGTATATTAATGTCCAACTCTTTAATAG TCTTCTTCTGCGCCGTGATTGTTGTACGTTCAGCAATGGGGAATATGTGAAAGCTGGATTAGCTGAATTAGAACTGTGGTGCTGTCAGGCCAAGGAAGAG TATGCAGGGTCATCTTGGGATGAGCTCAAGCACATAAGACAGGCTGTTGGATTCTTG GTAATTCATCAGAAGTATAGGATTTCCTATGATGAAATCATTAATGATTTATGCCCT ATCCTAAGTATCCAGCAGCTGTATAGAATATGCTCGCTTTACTGGGATGCTAACTACAATACTCGAAGCGTATCTCCTGAT GTCCTTTCAAGCATGAGGATGCTTATGGTCGAGGACTCCAATAACGCTCAGAATGATTCTTTCTTGTTGGATGATAGCTCCAG CATTCCTTTCTCAGTGGATGACCTGTCTATATCACTGCAAGAGAAGGATTTCTCAGACATGAAACTGGCGGAGGAGCTTCTCGAGAATCCAGACTTCCAATTTTTAAATGAGTAG
- the LOC107647929 gene encoding myosin-6 isoform X2: MVAATTPIVGSHVWVEDSEVAWIDGEVLEVNGEEVKVSCTSGKTVVVKVSCIYHKDTEVPPSGVDDMTKLAYLHEPGVLENLRSRYDINEIYTYTGNILIAVNPFVKLPHLYDSHMMAQYKGAVFGELSPHPFAVADAAYRLMINEGISQSILVSGESGAGKTESTKLLMRYLAYMGGRAAAEGRTVEQKVLESNPVLEAFGNAKTVRNNNSSRFGKFVEIQFDQRGRISGAAIRTYLLERSRVCQLSDPERNYHCFYMLCAAPQEEIMKYKLGHPKTFHYLNQSNCYELEGIDEHKEYIATRRAMDVVGMSSEEQDAIFRVVAAILHLGNIEFMKGKEIDSSAPKDEKSRFHLQTAAELFMCDAKALEDSLCKRVIVTRDETITKWLDPEAAALSRDALAKIVYARLFDWLVDKINSSIGQDTDSKSLIGVLDIYGFESFNINSFEQFCINLTNEKLQQHFNQHVFKMEQEEYKKEEIDWSYIEFVDNQDILDLIEKKPGGIIALLDEACMFPRSTHETFAQKLYQTFKNHKRFSKPKLSLSDFTICHYAGDVTYQTDLFLDKNKDYVVAEHQALLYASKCPFVSGLFPPSPEESSKQSKFSSIGSRFKQQLQSLLETLSSTEPHYIRCVKPNNFLKPAIFENKNVLLQLRCGGVMEAIRISCAGYPTRKTFDEFVDRFGLLAPDALVGSSDEVQACKRILENVGLEGYQIGKTKVFLRAGQIAELDTRRSEILGRSASIIQRKIRSYLARQSFVSLRLSAVQIQAACRGQLSRHVYEGMRQQASSLVIQRYFRMYNAKKAYEELYMSAVCIQTGLRVMAARCELCFRRRTRAAIIIQSHCKKYLAQLDFMKLKKAAIATQCAWRGKMARRELRKLKMAARETGALQAAKNKLEKQVEDLTLRLQLEKRLRVDMEEAKTRENEKLQSALDEMQLQFKETKVLLEKEQKAAKRAMEIVPVIQEVPVVDHSLLEKLSSENEKLKNLVNSLEKKIDETEKRYEEANRIGEERLKQALDAESKVIQLKTAMQRLEEKFSDIESANHILQKQSQLNSSVKTIAEHIATPIEEKLENGHHVVEEHKAVETCVTPVKLFGTDSDSKLRRSYIERQHENVDLLVNCVMKNIGFNNEKPIAAFTIYKCLLHWKSFEAERTNVFDRLIQMIGSAIEDEDGNNLMAYWLSNTSALLFLLEQSLKSHGASTATPAKKPPNPTSLFGRMTRSFLSSPSSANLATPASEVVRKVEAKYPALLFKQQLTAYLEKIYGIIRDNLKKELTPMLALCIQAPRTSKATLRSSGRSYGKDSPMVHWLTIIESLNTLLCTLKENFVPQVLIQKIFSQTFSYINVQLFNSLLLRRDCCTFSNGEYVKAGLAELELWCCQAKEEYAGSSWDELKHIRQAVGFLVIHQKYRISYDEIINDLCPILSIQQLYRICSLYWDANYNTRSVSPDVLSSMRMLMVEDSNNAQNDSFLLDDSSSIPFSVDDLSISLQEKDFSDMKLAEELLENPDFQFLNE, translated from the exons ATG GTTGCTGCTACCACTCCTATAGTTGGGTCCCATGTTTGGGTTGAGGATTCTGAAGTAGCATGGATAGATGGTGAAGTCTTGGAGGTTAATGGAGAAGAAGTTAAAGTCTCTTGCACTTCAGGGAAGACG GTTGTTGTTAAAGTGTCCTGTATTTATCATAAAGACACTGAAGTTCCGCCAAGTGGAGTAGACGATATGACAAAGCTTGCATACCTACACGAACCTGGTGTACTAGAAAATCTGAGATCAAGATATGATATCAATGAAATTTAC ACTTACACTGGAAATATATTGATTGCGGTGAACCCTTTTGTAAAGCTTCCTCATTTATATGATAGTCATATGATGGCACAATATAAAGGAGCAGTGTTTGGTGAGCTAAGTCCACATCCCTTTGCTGTTGCAGATGCTGCATATAG GCTTATGATAAATGAGGGAATCAGCCAGTCAATATTAGTCAGCGGTGAAAGCGGAGCTGGTAAAACAGAAAGTACTAAGTTGCTCATGCGGTATCTTGCCTACATGGGAGGGAGAGCTGCTGCTGAAGGTAGAACTGTTGAGCAAAAAGTCTTGGAG TCCAATCCTGTTCTTGAAGCCTTTGGGAATGCAAAGACGGTTAGGAACAATAATTCAAG TCGTTTTGGTAAGTTTGTGGAGATTCAATTTGATCAGAGGGGAAGAATTTCAGGAGCTGCTATCAGAACATATCTGCTGGAAAGATCGCGTGTTTGTCAGCTATCAGACCCAGAGAGGAATTATCACTGTTTCTACATGCTCTGCGCTGCACCGCAGGAG GAGATTATGAAGTACAAGTTAGGACATCCAAAAACATTTCACTATCTGAATCAATCAAATTGCTATGAGTTAGAAGGGATTGACGAACATAAAGAATATATAGCTACAAGGAGAGCAATGGATGTTGTTGGAATGAGTTCTGAGGAGCAG GATGCAATATTTCGAGTTGTTGCTGCAATTTTGCATCTTGGCAACATTGAGTTCATGAAAGGGAAGGAGATAGATTCATCTGCTCCAAAAGATGAGAAATCTCGGTTCCATCTACAGACCGCAGCTGAGCTTTTCAT GTGTGATGCTAAGGCACTTGAAGATTCTCTTTGCAAACGAGTAATTGTTACTCGTGATGAAACAATTACAAAATGGCTGGATCCAGAAGCTGCTGCACTCAGCCGAGATGCTTTGGCTAAGATCGTTTATGCAAGGTTGTTTGACTG GTTGGTTGACAAGATTAATAGTTCAATTGGACAAGATACTGACTCAAAATCCTTAATTGGTGTGCTTGATATTTATGGTTTTGAGAGTTTTAATATCAACAG TTTTGAGCAATTTTGTATTAATTTGACCAATGAAAAGCTTCAGCAACATTTTAATCAG CATGTTTTCAAAATGGAGCAGGAAGAATACAAGAAGGAGGAGATCGATTGGAGTTATATTGAATTTGTTGACAATCAAGATATTCTAGATCTCATTGAAAAG AAACCTGGTGGCATTATTGCTCTTTTGGATGAAGCTTG CATGTTTCCTAGATCAACACATGAAACTTTTGCTCAAAAGCTGTATCAGACCTTCAAAAACCATAAAAGGTTTAGCAAGCCCAAGTTATCACTTAGTGACTTCACAATTTGCCATTATGCTGGTGAT GTCACTTATCAAACTGATTTATTCCTCGACAAGAACAAAGATTATGTTGTAGCTGAACACCAAGCACTTCTTTATGCTTCTAAATGCCCCTTTGTATCGGGTTTGTTTCCACCTTCTCCTGAAGAATCATCCAAACAATCAAAGTTCTCTTCAATTGGTTCACGATTTAAG CAACAATTGCAATCCTTGCTTGAAACTCTCAGTTCCACTGAGCCACATTACATCCGTTGTGTGAAACCCAATAATTTTCTCAAGCCAGCAATTTTTGAGAATAAAAATGTCTTGCTGCAACTCCGTTGTGGG GGAGTTATGGAGGCAATTAGGATTAGCTGTGCTGGGTATCCCACTCGGAAAACCTTTGATGAATTTGTGGATCGATTTGGCCTTCTTGCACCTGATGCTTTGGTCGGAAG CTCCGATGAAGTTCAAGCTTGCAAGAGGATTCTGGAGAATGTTGGACTTGAAGGCTATCAG ATTGGTAAAACAAAGGTTTTTCTTCGAGCTGGTCAAATAGCAGAATTAGACACCCGCAGAAGTGAGATCTTAGGACGCTCAGCAAGCATTATTCAGCGGAAAATCCGCTCTTATTTGGCTCGCCAGAGTTTTGTCTCCCTTCGTTTGTCTGCTGTGCAGATACAAGCCGCATGCAGAG GACAACTTTCTCGGCATGTTTACGAGGGAATGCGGCAGCAGGCTTCTAGTTTGGTGATTCAGAGATATTTCCGCATGTATAACGCTAAGAAGGCATACGAAGAATTATATATGTCTGCTGTCTGTATTCAGACTGGTTTGCGGGTAATGGCTGCTCGTTGTGAGCTATGCTTTAGAAGGCGTACTAGAGCAGCGATTATCATTCAG AGCCATTGCAAGAAGTACTTGGCACAACTtgattttatgaaattaaagaagGCAGCAATTGCAACACAATGTGCATGGAGAGGAAAAATGGCGAGGCGAGAACTGCGGAAACTCAAGATG GCTGCAAGAGAAACAGGAGCTCTCCAAGCTGCTAAAAATAAGCTTGAAAAGCAAGTTGAAGACCTTACATTGAGGTTGCAGCTGGAAAAACGTTTGAGG GTTGACATGGAAGAAGCGAAAACACGGGAAAATGAAAAATTACAATCTGCTTTGGATGAGATGCAACTTCAGTTTAAAGAAACTAAAGTACTTCTTGAAAAGGAGCAGAAGGCTGCAAAAAGAGCAATGGAGATTGTACCTGTCATACAGGAGGTTCCAGTTGTTGACCACTCTTTGTTGGAGAAGCTTAGTAGTGAAAATGAAAAACTTAAG AACTTGGTGAATTCACTGGAAAAGAAAATTGATGAAACAGAGAAAAGGTATGAAGAGGCAAATAGAATTGGtgaagaaaggttgaagcaagctTTGGATGCAGAATCGAAAGTAATCCAGCTGAAGACTGCTATGCAAAG GCTTGAAGAGAAATTCTCAGATATCGAATCTGCAAACCATATTCTTCAGAAACAATCTCAGCTAAACTCATCTGTGAAAACAATAGCAGAACACATCGCAACACCTATAGAGGAG AAGCTGGAAAATGGTCACCATGTCGTTGAAGAGCATAAAGCTGTT GAAACGTGTGTTACGCCTGTGAAACTATTTGGTACAGATTCTGACAGTAAATTGAGGAGGTCTTACATTGAACGACAACAT GAGAATGTTGATTTACTTGTCAACTGTGTTATGAAAAATATTGGCTTCAATAATGAAAAGCCTATTGCTGCTTTTACCATTTACAAATGTCTTCTACACTGGAAATCATTTGAAGCCGAAAGAACTAATGTATTTGATCGCCTTATCCAGATGATTGGTTCTGCAATTGAG GATGAAGATGGAAATAATCTTATGGCCTATTGGTTGTCTAATACCTCTGCGTTATTATTTTTACTCGAACAAAGCCTTAAATCTCATGGTGCATCAACTGCTACCCCAGCTAAAAAACCACCTAATCCAACATCCCTCTTTGGAAGAATGACCAGG AGTTTTCTCTCATCCCCTTCTTCTGCAAACCTTGCCACCCCTGCATCGGAGGTTGTACGCAAGGTAGAGGCTAAATACCCGGCTTTACTTTTCAAGCAACAGCTCACCGCCTATTTGGAGAAAATTTATGGCATCATTCGGGACAACTTGAAGAAGGAGTTAACACCAATGCTTGCATTATGTATCCAG GCACCAAGAACATCAAAAGCAACGTTACGGTCTTCTGGTCGATCCTATGGTAAAGATTCTCCTATGGTTCACTGGCTGACTATTATCGAATCCCTCAACACCCTCCTCTGTACTCTGAAAGAGAACTTT GTGCCTCAAGTTCTTATCCAAAAGATTTTCAGTCAAACATTCTCGTATATTAATGTCCAACTCTTTAATAG TCTTCTTCTGCGCCGTGATTGTTGTACGTTCAGCAATGGGGAATATGTGAAAGCTGGATTAGCTGAATTAGAACTGTGGTGCTGTCAGGCCAAGGAAGAG TATGCAGGGTCATCTTGGGATGAGCTCAAGCACATAAGACAGGCTGTTGGATTCTTG GTAATTCATCAGAAGTATAGGATTTCCTATGATGAAATCATTAATGATTTATGCCCT ATCCTAAGTATCCAGCAGCTGTATAGAATATGCTCGCTTTACTGGGATGCTAACTACAATACTCGAAGCGTATCTCCTGAT GTCCTTTCAAGCATGAGGATGCTTATGGTCGAGGACTCCAATAACGCTCAGAATGATTCTTTCTTGTTGGATGATAGCTCCAG CATTCCTTTCTCAGTGGATGACCTGTCTATATCACTGCAAGAGAAGGATTTCTCAGACATGAAACTGGCGGAGGAGCTTCTCGAGAATCCAGACTTCCAATTTTTAAATGAGTAG